The sequence ATAAAGCTTACGCTATCTGTATCTCTTTTTATTCTAAacaatattaagaaataattttttcagcATTTACTCCATACTAATTAAAGCAAATTAAGCACATCCAAAACAAAAAGAGGTTGATGTAAAATTTGACCTCTTGTTGGAACTTTcaagatataaattttattaacaaTTCACATGAATTTTACGTCACTTGTActatttttcattaacataaatataaacattaaataaCTCTATTTACCATCATTATAATTTTCAACTATTAGATTATCTTTTTACTAATAAATCCATACTTTGATAAACTAGGCAAAGTTCATAAATTAATCTTTTATATAGAAATAAGAGTTAACAATGTTTATGTTATTTCTcgaaatttattttctttctctatttcTACCGTTAGAAACTCTCTCTTAGAGAATTGATGATTAAAGTAAGCCCAAATCCATATATTTCGCCGGGTGATAAACATCTGGTCCCAACGTTGCTGTTAACTATACCATACAACTATTACTAGCATTTATTAAATCCACCTTATCACATATTGCATTAAAAAATAGtttacaatattattattgtccCACAAAAGCATTATTACAAAATGAATTTTCTATCTTACAACTGACATTGCTAATTCTTGCATCACccatttctttttccttttccttacaaaaaaattcatttttgttattttctaagCATTGAAAAAACCCTACATAGCCAAAACCTGATTCccatttctcattttttttcttctaattttacaTTACCTTATCACTATCCCCTGCAACAGAAGCAGAATCAGCAAGAAAAAGCCCTACATTAACCCCACTCCATTGTCTTCTTCCTCCTATCTATCActctgtttttatttttgttgttgttgaacaTTACTAGTATTCAACAGCTAAAGGAAATTAGCAAATACCCATATggatttttcatattcttcccCTTCACATTTCATTCTTAGTTTCTGTTTTGCTCTCCTCATTTTATCCAGAGGTGAAAAACAAAACTCATTCTTATGTCATATGAATAGCATTTTCTGTTATTAAGActataatatatacaaatgcgattgttttttcttttcaggTGTTTTAGGGGCTACATTTACATTTGTGAACAAATGTGAGTACACAGTATGGCCAGGGATTCTAGCAAATGCAGGTAGTCCAACTCTGCAAAGTACTGGATTTGAGCTTCCTCAAGAGTCTTCACGTGTATTCACTGCACCCACTGGTTGGTCCGGTAGGTTTTGGGGACGAACCAGTTGTACGTTTGAGGGATCCGGGTCGGGTTCTTGCGGAACAGGGGATTGCGGCTCCGGTGAGGTAGAATGTAACGGTGCCGGAGCTGCTCCGCCTGCTACTCTAGCGGAGTTTACGTTGGGTACTGGTGGGCAGGATTTCTATGACGTGAGTTTGGTGGACGGGTACAATTTACCTATGGTGGTAGAAGCGTCGGGCGGGTCGGGTATGTGTGCGACAACGGGTTGCGTAACGGATCTGAATCAAATCTGCCCGTCGGAGCTGAGGAGTGGCGGTGGAGAGGCATGTAGAAGCGCGTGTGAGGCGTTTAACAAGCCGGAGTATTGCTGCAGCGGCGCGTACAATACACCGTCCACTTGTAAACCGTCAATGTACTCACAGATGTTCAAATCTGCTTGTCCAAGATCATACAGCTACGCTTATGATGATCCTACCAGTACTTTCACTTGCAGTGGTGCAGATTATACCATCACATTTTGCCCCTCCACCCCAAGGTAAATATTCCTTTCGTTTCAATTTAAGTGACATCCAACTTGAAGTATAAAAGACGATTATTTCGAACCAATGTCCAAATTTAGCTAAATTAAGGTCTCTTAAGTATATAATAGAAGTTAAAGTTGAGATATTCAGtagatatatttcatttttgatACTCCATTAGTGCATAACACATGCAATGTTTTTGGTCACGGGGTATCTGACAACAGGTTGCAGTGAGTGAGTGAATGATTGTATTTGTATGGGTTGTAGTTAATTACTACTACAATGATTTTGACATTTAGCTAATATTGCAGTCAAAAATCTACAAAAGATACAACACCCAATGGTGATGGGTCATATGGTGCTACTGGTACAGGAGTTGTGGACCCTGCAACAGGAGGAATCGAGTCAAGTTCGGGTCAAATGGGAACCGGATCAGGCACCGGGTTTGAGTTCGGTGCAGGAACAGGATATGGGTCAGGGTCAGAATACAGGTCAGGAACCGAAACACAGCCTGGATCCGGTTCACAAGCTATGCTAGCAGATGGATCCTATTTAGCTGGACTGGCTATGGGAGAATCAAGTAGGGCATTTTCTCCATTGAATTTAGCAGGCAGTGCTTTGGCTACAACTTTGGTTTCATTAATTTTCTTGTAGTTGTAATGGGGAgtggtgatttttttttcttgcctTTTGTCTAGTAAAGCTGATAGATTCCTCCAGATTGTAAGCCACCACTTTCTATAAATTAAGCTTCTTTTTTAGCTAtgaatctttctttttctcttcttgttgTAATTGgccatatttttcctttttttttctctttaaaatgtgtatatatattgtaatgCAATATTCTTTATCCCCTAGCCCCTTTTCATTATTCCATGATTTTGTTGGTGAGATTTGCAATTATTAAGTTGCATAATGTACCTTGATATTGAGGTTGGTGAGTTTAACTTTACCTTTGATTTGGGGCTCtagaaattattaaatatgttgAAAAATTGAGTATTATAATGTGAAATGTAGAAGATTGAGAAAATTGGCTGGGCCAGCACTGGACGATAAAACTGACTTTGCGGAAATCACAAGCATGGCTTTTGTTACTTTTGTCTGCCTAAATTTGTATCCTCTAGTACTTAAAGAATACCCGTATATTAACAGTATTAAATTCTCGAGAAACATCTAATACATCTATTGAAATAGTTAAAGCGCGTGCAAACATTACTCATCTGAGTAACATCATTACAAATGAATATTCAAGTGCCTGGTGTCATCTCCTCTGTATAATGAGAATGTTGAATTAGTTGTTCTGTTTCCAAAATTGACATTAATTTTGTACTCGCCTAAAAAACCAGAAAAGCTAAATGAACCATGTTCATCAGTTTCACCGTGCACCACACCAGTTTGCCATTCTTTCAGCAAATTATCAACTATGTCCCCAGCAGGTAGGTTATGAAAATCGTTATCTGTTAAACACATTTGGTAACATCCATTAGAATGTAATCCTGTCCAAAGCATGATTCCATTTACACCTGGATGTGAAAATCCCTCTCTCAGAACCATCTCTAGATATCTAGCCTGTcatcaaattcataaaaaacTATTACCATCAaatctttaataataatttgtttgTCTGGTTTTAATTTGACAAgtagtttaagaaagtaaaaaagatatttgaatCGATTTTACTGTTATAGTAGGTAAAGTGCCCTGACCTGAGTTTCTTTATCAAGATTCTTGCTGATATCAACTTCTGTAAGCCATATAGGAAGTTTAAGTGTAGCCAATTTGTCTAACACTGCTCTGATGAGTGGAGGATTTGGTACTGTAAAATGTCCTTCTAGGCCAATTCCATCCATGAATATTCCACCTTGTTTTAAATCTCTCAACTTGGAAATGTATGCATCAACTGTTGAATTCATGTCATAGCAAGTTTCTACAACATTATAGTCATTCATAAACAATTTGGCTAAGGGGTCTAACTGTTGTGCTGTTTGAAAAAACTCAAGACTTGTGTTGATGCCAAGTCTTCGTTCATAGAAATCATAATGAAGCATCTCGTTATCGACATCCCAATGAATGAATTCATTCTTGTATTTGTTCATCAAACTCTGTATCCTGGAGGTTACAGCTGATTTAAGGTCTGGACCAGTCAGGTTTTGAACCCATGAAGGAATGTATCTCGGATCCTCCCAAAATATGTTGTGGCCTCTGGTAATGATTTGGTTCTTTCGGACAAATTCCAGCATCTGATCAGGTATTGTATAGTTCACTACTCCTTGTTGATTTTCTGTTGAATACCACTTCAGTTCATCTTCAAAAACTGCGGCATTGAATCTCTCTTTAAACCATGTCTGTAACAAGTACGTTAGTAGTAAACAACACTTTTTAAGTACTGGAACTAGTTTTGTAAATAAGCAGTAAAGTGTTTAGCTAGAAGTGTTGAAACGAGCAAAAAAGTGCTTGTAATAAACAAACAGCGCGTTAACTCTTATTTGATCAGCATTTTATTACCTGATATGCTGGATTTCCAAGAATTGTCTTTGTGATAGCAGAACCAAATGGAAAATCTCTAGATAGTTGCTCTATTATGATTGAAGCTCCAGGCACTCTTTCTCCTTGCACGTCTGAAATGTGTATAATCGCGGTGCATTTTCTTCCCTAGAAGTTGAATTTGGCAGAACTAGTCAGTAAATGCAGTGTTACCATAAAACTGAAGATGCTAAAAGCCATAGAGTTTCAGGAGTTTACTTTATCGATAGCGTCTTGttggtttttcttccattgttgaTAAGTAAATGGCTGCAACGAAACACCAGAAATCGAGATATTTAACTTTTCTCCATCTGATCTCTGCaccaaaatttattataattactcaAACAATTGCagaaaaattaactcaataccTGAAGCTATCGTCTTAATAAGACATACCTGGAGATAAAGTAGACCATACGAGGAAGGCAAATCAAGCACAAATCCACCCTTTAAAAATGACCAGCAACCAGGCCTAGCAATCACATTTCCTACACACTTAACTGTTCCATCATCTGTTTTCAAGCTCGCCTTCATCACTGCTGAATCTGCATCAAGTATCCTGATCCAACCTAACAACAAACACGACGATTGATCAACACTACTAGTACTACATTTCAAGTTTGTAACGCCACGTATCAGAGTTGTAACGAAAAATATATGCCTCAGTGATGAATTTCAGCTGCAACAACTTAACTGGAAAAGCTGTAGATGGTATCACCAGAGAGATTGTTGAGAACAAAGTTATACGAATTAGTTTCGGATCGAAtgactttattttcatttgtcCTATAATCCTTCATTATCCCACCATTGTAAAGTGCGTCTTCTGGCACTGATTTacactaaaaaaattgaaattaagtaACTTAAAACGCGATAATAATCGTTCATAAAACAggataaaaggaaaatttttaCCTCAGTATATGCAGAATGATCATAAATTGGTTCCtctgcatcataaaaaagtagttacaaacatataaaaataactaaacataattaaaaagaacatattttgaTGGTCATACCATAAGAAGCAAAGGAGGGAAGTATGCTGAGAAAGAGTCCAATGATGAGTAAAAACAAGTATTGGCACTTCATTTTTCTCTCAACAGACCAAAATAATAGtagagaaatttgaaaaagcCTTGGTactaaattcaataaataaaatgcCTCAAAGTGTTAAcagaaaattaaatttcatgCAACACAGGATACATATGAGATATCCAACAATATGTCTATATTCTAAGTATCTCCGTGACCAATCACATGACTGAATACTATTTATCTTATTAACTTTGGAATGTTTTTGGAAAATGATCCTTGgaatattagaatttttttttacactatttctaaaatttatagTACAAAAGTTGCCTAACATTTGTTTTCATAAAATATGAAGTAAAGAAAATGACAAGAAGCCTGTAGTTTATGATGCCAGAATGCAGTAGTAATCACATTATTTGAGTGGAAAGCTAATTTCGaaatattgaattatttgtGATGCCTTCAGTTTGATGTACTACCTCTCTTTTAATTTAAGTATTGACGGTGTTTAACTAAACATTTGAATTACAAATATTTGCGTAACTATAAGTTATCTCATTGATTTGAAAACATGGTAGCACTAATGTAGGTCAGTAGATGCTTAATTGATGATCAAGAACTAAATGACATGTCTGATCTACTCCATttgtcttaaaaaaaattataacctGAAACAAGTCATAAACTTTTGTATAACTATAAATTAAGTAGGACGGTAAATGCTTTATTCATGATGAAGAAGTAAAATGACATGCTCCTTTATTTTGCAAAGCtaggatttttttaattactattaaagaaatgaaattatACGTTCTCTGTTTTGTAACGAACATGACAATTGAATGCATTATATAGGAATCAAACCCGTGAACAATTTTGGCCTTACATGTTGCTACCTGTAGCACTTTACAAGAGTTGGTGACGCGAGCTCATGATATGAAGTTAAGTATTGTGGTGGACCATTATATTGATCTCTCATGATGTTTGTTATCATGTCTTGtaattattacaaaaataaaaacaaatcgATTTGTATTTTGAGCGTCGAATAATGTTAACCATATTGTAAGCAGAACTCATTAGAATCCTCCTGttcttttaatttcaattttcttttgtacGTAGTAACTCATTACTAAATTTTTCAGTGCCAGGTTAATTAATTAGAAGTAAATGCAATGGGGGTGGCCACTAGAAGTTTTTCACCTCTAGGTCCCATTGCTATCATCCTGCATGTGATTCTCCAGTACTGGGCCAACTCCTAACAATTTAGTCTGATATTGCATTATTTTGTGGGCTGTCATCATGGGTCAATGGCCTTGTCCACAATTACACACTCTAACTATACTAATGGTGGTCAATCTCACTGATCATTTGCTTCACCACGCCCAAGACGGAGGATAAAATACCAGTTCAATAGTTTTACAAGCTCAGTCTAGTACAATGAATAAAGATTTACTCGATACAAAGTAACGAAATAAGCCTACTAATCAAACAAAGTTGACTTGTGCAAGTGGAAAGGGTATCATCAGCACACAATGTCCTATCAATCCTCCCACTTGAGTTCACAATGAGTACCCAAAAGAGAATCATCAAGACAATATAGTAGTACTAGTCTTATTGGCTTTCCTGCTTGCATAAATCTTACCATATAAGCTCCTGGTTCTAATGGATAACAAAATATCCAAGCCGAACCCAATGATGCAAGCTATAGCCATAACTATAAATACAAGCCTGTAGCAGTGAGCACCTACACAAGTGTTACCACCATCAGCTGTTGTTGTAGCCTGAGCATCATATAACAGACCCGCAAGCAAACCAGAGAAGAGAAATGAGCCGAGTGGAAGGTTGAGAATTAGGACATTATAAATGAGACCGTAATATTTGAGACCAAAGAGTTCAGAAGCAGCTGGAACAGATATGGCAAGACGAACCCCATAGCAAATTCCAACCACAATGGAGCCAATGTAGAGTGATCCTGGCATAGCCATGGCTAAACAGATGTATCCAACAGCCATCAGAATCTGTGAAGCCGCATTCCATATTGGTCTTGGCACTGCAGCTTTCCTGCAATTAACATCACTATTATCAATATGGACACTAGCTTGGATTTGAGGTGGTAAGATTTACTCCCTCTCCAAATTAGTGTTAACATTgcattactttaaaaatatggaCGACTTTGCCCTCCATTTCATTTTTGGTACAAATTAACCTTGTTAGccgattatcaaaataataacgTACGTCCCGTCTAGGGGAAGAACTAGCAAGGGCTCAGTGTTCATCCAAACCTTCTTTCATggataatttttatatgtacAAAGTAAGATGTTGAACCCCTTTGACTAATATTTAGAATATTCTAAATGAAAATCCAAGCTTCGGCATGCTAAAGGTTGTTCTAGCTTGTATGTAAAGGGGTTCATGTTGTCCCTTGAACTATTTGAATGCGACAAATATATTCTAATAAAATTCTTGATGCTGTAAAAATATGGTTCTGAATTTCTGCAATTCACCGTCCAAGTTGGAGAATCTAGACAATCTTTTTCCGACTAAAGAAACATTTTCTTAAAAGCAATCTCTATTGgtcaaaaattgaaatgaaggAAATAAAAAGACAAGCACGGTCCACAACTTTTTGCAGTTTTAATGCAGGGAAgactaaaatatattatagCTTGGAAGTTTCTCAAGAGAAGCGATACCATTAACTATTATGAAAGCGAATATAATCTATTTTCTAATCTTTCTTAAATCTCGTTGAAAATGTCGTTTATAAATAATCTATTAAACATATAAAGGGAATTAGATTTTTATACAAAAGTACATGAAAGTCACACAATTTATCTCCCACCAATTTAcctcataaaaaagaaaagttgaacGAACCATTAACTATTATGAAAGGGAATATAATCTATTTTCTAATCTTTCTTAGATCTCGTTAAAAATGTTGTTTATAGATAATCTATTAAACATATAAAGGGGATTAGACTTTTACACAAAAGTACATAAAAGTCACACAATTTATCTCCCACCAATTTACCCCATAAAAAAGAAAAGCTGAACGAACCATTACCTATTATGAAAAGGAATATAATCTATTTTCTAGTCTTGCTTAGATCTCGTTGAAAATGTTGTTTATAGAACATATAAAGAAGATTAGACTTTTACACAAAAATACATGAAAGTCACACAATTTATCTCCCACCAATTCACCCATAAAAAAAAAGTCCTCATCGGCCTAATTTGCCCACCAACTTATACGACCTTCTTTCAGCTTTTCTTTTACTtcatatgaaatttaaaaaataaaaaaaaatttataaattttgtaatttaaattaaCGATAAGGAATATCCAATAAAtatctttgttttttattttgaatcttCCAAATCATTTTCGTAGAAGGCCCTGACCCATTTTTTTTCTGATCCTTTGAGAAAAAGCTTCAGTCTCTTCATAAAAAATAGGAGGCAGAATATTTTGGTTTTCGAGCACAGATTTATTggtgaaaaaattaaatgaattaaagtacatttttttcgaacttaaaattgaaaagagtcatttttttcaagaaattaaaagaaaaataaatcaatcaaattgaaataaagtgAGTAACTACTGCCCATTGAATAAAAAGTAGTCTTATACCAATAGCTAGACGAATCTGCCGTTTATATATACGATAGACCTCTGTTATATATAAAGTATACATATACTCTATTAGATATCTATAGACTATTTTCAAGTTAAAGCAATTTAGCTTAGAAGGGAAAAGATAGGAAGTTGACTTCAATTTCTTCCAGTTTAAATAAGTTGCTTTTGAGGGAATACTCCCTTCCTTTTGTTTCTATAGTTGCAAAAAGACTATGGAAAGGGAATCCTCAACTAAACTACCTTCAAGTACACCTAAAGTTGAGATTTCCATGATCAGTCACAATTAGTCAAATGCTTTGAATTGAAAAAGAAGTACGATTAGTAAAGTAAGGCTATTTTGGCTTTAAAATACTTAAACTACGTTAGTCCAAATAGGCTCAAAATCAAGCTACAAAGTAGAAAAGATGTACGTAACtagcaacaaaaacaaaaatctagtagtttaataaattatagtGATGGTAAACTTACTTGATGAAGTATTCGGAGACGGAGCCGGAAATAATGCGACCGAAAAATCCCCAAATGCTGGTGAGGGAGACGAAAatggaaacatcaacatatccCAGAGCTAATCCCATTTGCCCCAAATTGTTCATCACAGTCAAACCTGTTCCAACTCCACAAAGAAATGATACAAACAAGATCCAGAAATCCAGAGTCCTTATTGCCTCGAAAATCGTGTGATCTTCTCCAATAACAGGTTGCCGTTTCTCCACTGCAACTGGCACCTTATTTTCCTCCACTACAACAGTCTCCTTTTTCTCAACTTCTTCTGTAACCGTTTCTTCAACGCACAGTAATGGCTCTGCAACATTGGTATTCCCTTCAACGTCAAAGTTCTCTGAATTTTCGCGGATAAAATTTTTCACCATAAGGTGAATCGGAATGAACAAAGGCGATGCTATAAGTACCAGAAGTATTGCAGCAAAAATTTGTGAAAAAACTTTGCCATGAGTACCGGAAATGTCAAATACTAACAAATAAACAGCTATAATGACGGCAATTATGTTAATGACGCCGAAGTATTTGACCTCTTCCTTTTCTTCTGCAGATGTTGAGGAAGGTGGAATTTCACGGAGAAAGACAATCGCCGCGAGACAAACGGAAAAAGGAACTACGGCAAGTATGAGTAAGAAAGTAGCTGGATCGCTGGAAAATAACGCCGAACAAATATCGGTGAATATTGCCGTACTCAATCCAACATATCCTTTCAAAATCCCGGTTACAGGTCCCCTGTTTTTCCTGAAATTCCTTATACAAGTAACTAATACGGCGGTGTTCATCCATGTAGTACTGTTACCTCCCATGCATAAAAATATACACATGACCCAGTAAGGAAGAGGTTTAATTGTACCACTAACGACAAGCCATTGTACACCGTAACCAATGAAACCTTCGACTCCTCCAATGAAAAGAATAACCGGAGTAGATAGACGGTCGGAGGCAAGGCCGGCGAGTATCCCGAACGCTTTTCCGACATCCTTAGCGACTGAGAGGTTATTTAATTGAAGCTGAGTGAGTGCCATTAGAGACTTTAAAGCGTCGGAGTAGTTAGAGAAAGTGTAATTGTTGCCGGAAATAGCTTGTACCCAAACGGCGGCGACGAAGCCAAGCCATTTTCCGACGGGAGAATTGTAACTGAATACAAAAGTCATGAGAGTACAAAGTAGCTTAGAATTAAGATTAGTAGGGAAACACAAATTTTTggttcaaatttttttgattcaAAGAGGCAAAGAATTGATTATTATATAGAGAATTAATAggcttttattttattttgattaaaatttgtTGCTGTCAAGTTGCACACTGTTGTTTCTACGAAAACACATACATATTGCCCATCGCTTTtgcaatttgaaaaataaaatatattgttttcttcCTAAgtgtattttttctattttattttacgtCTGAGGTAAAAAAGAATTGCTTGAAGAAGATTACGTACTGCATTTTGTTACAGGGTAGGTACATcctaaattcataataaatacACGTTCAATGATAACCTCAATCATTAGGGGGAAAAATATAGATGCCACATCCACGTATAAAAATTTGTGTCTAgtgtaaaaatttatattaaactatttataaaataatataatataatacgatataatataatatgatataatatatgtataaatcaTTTGAAGAAAGTATAGTACGATCTTGCgatatgtgtttttatttacctattttttaTCGGAAAACACCCAAAGAAACAAGCACCTTCTCTTCACTTTTTTCTTACACGTTCGTTTAGTGGTTGTTACgcatttatattatattgtatgttatatatttataatttaaataataaatttttataaaaaaataaaatctaaagtagaattaaaatgaaaacataggataaatgataatataaaataatctgATATAAGTACTAAAATAAATTTGCTTTGAAATATGAGGATGGAGGACTTTGGTAACATTGTTATCGTTGATGTGACAATGACGATGAATCACCTCGTGTAAGGGCCCGTGTTGTCATGATTTCAGGACCAATATCATCAATTATGATATCCTTCACTTTCTTTTcgatttttaatgaaaatgaatattacaaatttaatacTGTAAATGCAATAGATAAACCATAAATATAACAATGAAGACTTTGATAGTACTCCCATGGTATGACAATAATTGATTATATTCGATCAgtctttaattatttgttctatttttaaattaaatatttattaagaaaataattattaatacaattagtttattattttatctctatttattataaagtacatgaattaaaattttaaaattctcaaaaagttttatattttttgaaataattatttcatgatataatagataaatttttttatcatttcttaatttatcaaaataaataaataattaaaaataattaaaaaataaaaaataaacaaataattaaaaactcATCGAGTATGCACtacaatacaaatatcaaaaaaatgagatcaataataatatttataaatatcaaTACATGTGCATCCTTACCtttgatttttgacttttttttttctcactaAACTACTCCTATTTCCCATAGATTAATTACGAACTTTCTCCTTATTAGATGTCTAATGTACACGAGGAAGCTGTTTGATACCCtccaattttaatttaaaaatcaaactcttctctcaattttaaaaaactaattattctCTTTTTGTCATATATTTACAGTactaattaaattgattaataaagAGAACAGATGGAGTTTAAATTGGTTTTGAGTTTTCATTAAATGGTTTGTCGTCGTCTTGTAGGGCATTTCCTATCTCTTTAATTAAAACAACT comes from Solanum pennellii chromosome 1, SPENNV200 and encodes:
- the LOC107031843 gene encoding thaumatin-like protein 1; translation: MDFSYSSPSHFILSFCFALLILSRGVLGATFTFVNKCEYTVWPGILANAGSPTLQSTGFELPQESSRVFTAPTGWSGRFWGRTSCTFEGSGSGSCGTGDCGSGEVECNGAGAAPPATLAEFTLGTGGQDFYDVSLVDGYNLPMVVEASGGSGMCATTGCVTDLNQICPSELRSGGGEACRSACEAFNKPEYCCSGAYNTPSTCKPSMYSQMFKSACPRSYSYAYDDPTSTFTCSGADYTITFCPSTPSQKSTKDTTPNGDGSYGATGTGVVDPATGGIESSSGQMGTGSGTGFEFGAGTGYGSGSEYRSGTETQPGSGSQAMLADGSYLAGLAMGESSRAFSPLNLAGSALATTLVSLIFL
- the LOC107014699 gene encoding endo-1,4-beta-xylanase 5 isoform X1; this translates as MKCQYLFLLIIGLFLSILPSFASYEEPIYDHSAYTECKSVPEDALYNGGIMKDYRTNENKVIRSETNSYNFVLNNLSGDTIYSFSSWIRILDADSAVMKASLKTDDGTVKCVGNVIARPGCWSFLKGGFVLDLPSSYGLLYLQRSDGEKLNISISGVSLQPFTYQQWKKNQQDAIDKGRKCTAIIHISDVQGERVPGASIIIEQLSRDFPFGSAITKTILGNPAYQTWFKERFNAAVFEDELKWYSTENQQGVVNYTIPDQMLEFVRKNQIITRGHNIFWEDPRYIPSWVQNLTGPDLKSAVTSRIQSLMNKYKNEFIHWDVDNEMLHYDFYERRLGINTSLEFFQTAQQLDPLAKLFMNDYNVVETCYDMNSTVDAYISKLRDLKQGGIFMDGIGLEGHFTVPNPPLIRAVLDKLATLKLPIWLTEVDISKNLDKETQARYLEMVLREGFSHPGVNGIMLWTGLHSNGCYQMCLTDNDFHNLPAGDIVDNLLKEWQTGVVHGETDEHGSFSFSGFLGEYKINVNFGNRTTNSTFSLYRGDDTRHLNIHL
- the LOC107007759 gene encoding protein NUCLEAR FUSION DEFECTIVE 4, which gives rise to MTFVFSYNSPVGKWLGFVAAVWVQAISGNNYTFSNYSDALKSLMALTQLQLNNLSVAKDVGKAFGILAGLASDRLSTPVILFIGGVEGFIGYGVQWLVVSGTIKPLPYWVMCIFLCMGGNSTTWMNTAVLVTCIRNFRKNRGPVTGILKGYVGLSTAIFTDICSALFSSDPATFLLILAVVPFSVCLAAIVFLREIPPSSTSAEEKEEVKYFGVINIIAVIIAVYLLVFDISGTHGKVFSQIFAAILLVLIASPLFIPIHLMVKNFIRENSENFDVEGNTNVAEPLLCVEETVTEEVEKKETVVVEENKVPVAVEKRQPVIGEDHTIFEAIRTLDFWILFVSFLCGVGTGLTVMNNLGQMGLALGYVDVSIFVSLTSIWGFFGRIISGSVSEYFIKKAAVPRPIWNAASQILMAVGYICLAMAMPGSLYIGSIVVGICYGVRLAISVPAASELFGLKYYGLIYNVLILNLPLGSFLFSGLLAGLLYDAQATTTADGGNTCVGAHCYRLVFIVMAIACIIGFGLDILLSIRTRSLYGKIYASRKANKTSTTILS
- the LOC107014699 gene encoding endo-1,4-beta-xylanase 5 isoform X3, encoding MKDYRTNENKVIRSETNSYNFVLNNLSGDTIYSFSSWIRILDADSAVMKASLKTDDGTVKCVGNVIARPGCWSFLKGGFVLDLPSSYGLLYLQRSDGEKLNISISGVSLQPFTYQQWKKNQQDAIDKGRKCTAIIHISDVQGERVPGASIIIEQLSRDFPFGSAITKTILGNPAYQTWFKERFNAAVFEDELKWYSTENQQGVVNYTIPDQMLEFVRKNQIITRGHNIFWEDPRYIPSWVQNLTGPDLKSAVTSRIQSLMNKYKNEFIHWDVDNEMLHYDFYERRLGINTSLEFFQTAQQLDPLAKLFMNDYNVVETCYDMNSTVDAYISKLRDLKQGGIFMDGIGLEGHFTVPNPPLIRAVLDKLATLKLPIWLTEVDISKNLDKETQARYLEMVLREGFSHPGVNGIMLWTGLHSNGCYQMCLTDNDFHNLPAGDIVDNLLKEWQTGVVHGETDEHGSFSFSGFLGEYKINVNFGNRTTNSTFSLYRGDDTRHLNIHL
- the LOC107014699 gene encoding endo-1,4-beta-xylanase 5-like isoform X2 encodes the protein MKCQYLFLLIIGLFLSILPSFASYEEPIYDHSAYTECKSVPEDALYNGGIMKDYRTNENKVIRSETNSYNFVLNNLSGDTIYSFSSWIRILDADSAVMKASLKTDDGTVKCVGNVIARPGCWSFLKGGFVLDLPSSYGLLYLQPFTYQQWKKNQQDAIDKGRKCTAIIHISDVQGERVPGASIIIEQLSRDFPFGSAITKTILGNPAYQTWFKERFNAAVFEDELKWYSTENQQGVVNYTIPDQMLEFVRKNQIITRGHNIFWEDPRYIPSWVQNLTGPDLKSAVTSRIQSLMNKYKNEFIHWDVDNEMLHYDFYERRLGINTSLEFFQTAQQLDPLAKLFMNDYNVVETCYDMNSTVDAYISKLRDLKQGGIFMDGIGLEGHFTVPNPPLIRAVLDKLATLKLPIWLTEVDISKNLDKETQARYLEMVLREGFSHPGVNGIMLWTGLHSNGCYQMCLTDNDFHNLPAGDIVDNLLKEWQTGVVHGETDEHGSFSFSGFLGEYKINVNFGNRTTNSTFSLYRGDDTRHLNIHL